In Cydia amplana chromosome 2, ilCydAmpl1.1, whole genome shotgun sequence, the following proteins share a genomic window:
- the LOC134660642 gene encoding paired box protein Pax-1-like: MSTGQAGVNQLGGVFVNGRPLPDVVRKRIVELAIMGVRPCDISRQLLVSHGCVSKILTRFYETGSIRPGSIGGSKTKQVATPTVVKKILRLKQENPGMFAWEIRERLLSARVCEPHSIPSVSSVNRILRNSGLAWSEDEGRSDSYPPSEPQNVMDYMSLKNLPPSMPSQQNPPYFAHTAVRIPPPQASEPLYDRRLATSWLLANQVQAQGLLKPYPISPWQRIMIPYHPDSKNFSPYAINLHNDLLTRINPDEVKSENSEHISVEASDDSRDKQETEEERKTPHEKEKKKNPYSIEELLKKPDKMVNSNPVVFQNFLRQPSGSLIEYGREKDSSNRSSPASFCSGQSSTDGFAESDRPEIKAGN, translated from the exons ATGTCCACAGGGCAAGCGGGCGTGAACCAGCTCGGCGGCGTATTCGTCAACGGGCGGCCGCTGCCAGACGTGGTGCGCAAGCGCATCGTGGAGCTCGCCATCATGGGCGTGCGGCCCTGTGACATCAGCAGACAGCTGCTGGTGTCACACGGGTGCGTGTCCAAGATACTGACGCGGTTCTATGAGACGGGCAGCATTAGACCAGGCTCCATAGGCGGAAGTAAAACCAAG CAAGTGGCGACCCCGACCGTCGTCAAGAAGATCCTGCGGCTCAAGCAGGAGAACCCTGGCATGTTCGCTTGGGAGATCCGCGAGCGGCTGCTGAGCGCGCGCGTGTGCGAACCCCACTCCATACCGTCCGTGTCGTCTGTGAACCGGATCCTGAGGAACAGCGGGCTGGCGTGGAGTGAGGATGAAGGCCGGAGCG attCCTACCCGCCATCAGAACCTCAAAACGTCATGGATTACATGTCGTTGAAGAACCTACCGCCATCTATGCCATCTCAGCAGAACCCACCGTACTTCGCGCACACCGCAGTCAGGATCCCGCCCCCTCAAGCCTCGGAGCCGCTTTACGACAGGCGGCTCGCCACCTCCTGGCTCCTCGCCAACCAGGTCCAAGCCCAAGGCCTCTTGAAACCCTACCCCATATCCCCATGGCAGAGGATCATGATCCCCTACCATCCAGACTCGAAAAACTTCTCACCATACGCCATTAATCTGCACAACGATCTTTTAACCAGGATCAATCCAGATGAGGTAAAATCCGAGAATTCTGAGCACATTTCTGTAGAAGCAAGCGACGACAGCAGAGATAAACAAGAGACGGAAGAAGAGAGAAAAACGCCACATGAAAAAGAGAAGAAGAAAAACCCTTATTCCATCGAAGAGCTTCTGAAGAAGCCAGATAAAATGGTGAATTCGAATCCTGTCGTGTTCCAGAACTTTCTGCGACAGCCTAGCGGGAGTTTGATAGAGTATGGGAGGGAGAAGGACTCTAGTAACAGAAGCTCGCCTGCCAGCTTCTGCTCGGGCCAGAGTTCCACCGATGGCTTCGCAGAATCGGACAGACCTGAAATAAAAGCAGGCAACTAA